A genomic window from Gossypium hirsutum isolate 1008001.06 chromosome D10, Gossypium_hirsutum_v2.1, whole genome shotgun sequence includes:
- the LOC107916440 gene encoding protein ROOT HAIR DEFECTIVE 3 homolog 2, giving the protein MADTDHCCSTQLIDGDGEFNVVGLDNFMRTTKFSNCGLSYAVVAIMGPQSSGKSTLLNHLFQTNFREMDAYRGRSQTTKGIWIAHCVGIEPFTIAMDLEGTDGRERGEDDTTFEKQSALFALAIADIVLINMWCHDIGREQAANKPLLKTVFQVMMRLFSPRKTTLLFVIRDKTKTPLEYLEPILREDIQKIWNVVSKPAAHKDTPLSEFFNVEVTALSSYEEKEELFKEQVAQLRQRFFNSISPGGLAGDRRGVVPASGFSFSAQQIWRVIKENKDLDLPAHKVMVATVRCEEIANEKFCRLSSDEDWLALEEAVQSGSVSGFGRRLSSILETYFSEYDSEATYFDEDVRNAKRKHLESKALDLVHPAYLNLLGHLRFKALENFKSRLERMLKEAEGFAASACACTESCMHEFDQGCADAAIKQANWDASKVREKLRRDIDAHKLSVRDAKLSELVARYEEKLRQLLCEPVESLFDAAGRDTWASIRQLLRRGTETAVLEFSTAISSFELDQPTIESMLQGLRDYARNLVVKKAREEAGKVLILMKDRFSTVFSHDNELMPRVWTGKEDIKTITKDARAASLRLLAVMAAIRLDEKPDKIENILLSSLMEATVTSPDPLASSTWEEVPPENTLITPVQCKSLWRQFKSETEYTVTQAISAQEAYKRSNNWLPPPWAIVAMVVLGFNEFMLLLRNPLYLMFLFVAFLLSKAMWVQMDVPGQFQHGTLAGLISISSRFLPTVMNLLKRLAEEAQGHRTPESPTQQQSSVAFQSFRNQSQLNPSSSIAQSSVSSNVSVSDSSVEYSSPNLMQRRSTKVQEAELSQ; this is encoded by the exons ATGGCGGACACAGACCATTGTTGCTCGACACAATTGATCGATGGAGATGGAGAGTTCAATGTGGTTGGACTTGACAACTTCATGCGGACTACTAAATTCTCTAACTGTGGCCTCTCTTATGCTGTCGTCGCCATCATGGGCCCTCAAAGTAGCG GGAAGAGCACCCTGTTAAATCATCTTTTCCAAACAAATTTCAGGGAGATGGATGCATATAGAGGAAG GAGTCAAACTACCAAGGGTATTTGGATTGCACATTGTGTTGGTATAGAGCCTTTCACAATTGCTATGGATTTGGAAGGTACTGATGGAAGAGAAAGAGGCGAG gATGACACTACATTTGAGAAACAAAGTGCCCTCTTTGCTCTGGCAATTGCTGATATTGTGCTCATAAACAT GTGGTGTCATGATATTGGTCGGGAGCAGGCTGCCAACAAACCGCTTCTGAAAACAGTTTTTCAG GTTATGATGCGATTATTCAGCCCCCGGAAAACAACACTTCTATTTGTTATACGTGATAAAACAAAG ACCCCCCTTGAATATTTGGAGCCTATACTAAGGGAAGATATTCAAAAG ATATGGAATGTAGTTAGTAAACCTGCGGCCCATAAAGATACACCCCTCAGTGAATTCTTTAAT GTGGAGGTCACTGCTTTATCAAGCTATGAAGAAAAAGAGGAGTTATTCAAAGAGCAG GTTGCTCAACTAAGGCAGCGTTTTTTCAATTCTATTTCTCCAGGAGGACTTGCTGGTGACAGACGGGGTGTTGTCCCTGCCTCTGGATTTTCTTTTAGCGCACAACAGATATGGAGAGTTATAAAAGAGAACAAGGATCTGGATCTTCCTGCTCACAAG GTAATGGTTGCCACAGTTCGTTGTGAAGAGATTGCAAATGAGAAGTTCTGTCGCTTATCATCTGATGAG GATTGGTTAGCATTGGAAGAAGCTGTTCAATCTGGGTCAGTATCTGGTTTTGGGAGAAGGCTGAGCTCTATCCTAGAAACCTACTTTTCAGA ATATGACTCGGAGGCAACCTACTTCGATGAAGATGTAAGAAATGCAAAAAGGAAACATCTTGAGTCAAAAGCTTTGGAT CTTGTGCATCCTGCTTATCTCAACTTGTTGGGACATTTACGCTTCAAAgcacttgaaaattttaagtcTAGACTAGAACGGATGCTGAAGGAAGCAGAAGGATTTGCGGCTTCTGCTTGTGCATGTACTGAGTCTTGTATGCATGAGTTTGACCAAGGATGTGCAG ATGCTGCTATCAAACAGGCTAATTGGGATGCTTCTAAAGTTAGGGAAAAACTGCGACGCGATATTGATGCTCACAAATTATCTGTTCGTGATGCGAAATTGTCAGAATTGGTTGCTAGATATgag GAAAAGCTTAGACAATTGTTATGTGAACCAGTGGAGTCTCTATTTGATGCTGCTGGAAGAGACACCTGGGCTTCAATAAGACAACTTCTTAGACGTGGGACTGAGACTGCTGTGTTAGAGTTTTCAACTGCCATTTCTAGTTTTGAGTTAGACCAACCTACAATTGAGAGCATGCTGCAAGGTTTGAGGGATTATGCAAGAAATTTGGTGGTGAAGAAAGCAAGAGAGGAAGCCGGAAAAGTTCTGATCCTCATGAAGGATAG GTTCTCAACTGTCTTCAGTCATGACAACGAATTAATGCCAAGAGTTTGGACTGGAAAAGAAGACATTAAGACAATTACTAAGGATGCTCGTGCTGCG TCTCTGAGGCTGTTAGCTGTTATGGCTGCCATCCGGTTGGACGAGAAACCAGATAAAATCGAAAACATACTACTTTCTTCCCTAATGGAAGCAACCGTGACTTCTCCAGACCCTCTTGCCTCTAGCACATGGGAGGAG GTTCCTCCTGAGAATACCCTGATTACACCAGTACAATGTAAGTCACTATGGAGACAGTTCAAATCAGAGACTGAATATACAGTTACTCAAGCTATTTCAGCACAG GAGGCATACAAGCGAAGTAACAACTGGTTACCTCCTCCATGGGCCATTGTGGCAATGGTTGTCCTTGGATTTAATGAATTTATGCTTCTTCTAAG GAATCCTCTCTATCTCATGTTTCTATTTGTTGCTTTTTTACTCTCAAAAGCCATGTGGGTACAGATGGATGTCCCAGGGCAGTTTCAACATGGCACT CTGGCTGGGCTAATCTCTATTTCATCAAGGTTTCTTCCTACTGTCATGAATCTTCTAAAGCGACTTGCTGAAGAGGCCCAAGGCCATCGAACCCCAGAGTCCCCCACGCAACAGCAATCATCAGTAGCTTTTCAGAGCTTCAGGAATCAAAGTCAGCTAAATCCATCAAGCTCAATTGCACAGTCATCTGTATCATCCAACGTTTCTGTGTCTGATAGTAGTGTCGAGTACTCGAGCCCTAACTTAATGCAGAGAAGAAGTACAAAAGTTCAAGAAGCAGAGCTTTCTCAATAA
- the LOC107916439 gene encoding uncharacterized protein isoform X2 translates to MSIPQKDLTFQKLGLDCANWTEPVYSDLVRRSAGNEEKMLVLYFNRIGWPTSLPTSEKEPFVKSVLREKKNALEELMLKSLPLRPGVEDFIDDACNKGIPMIILTAYSRSGEKTARSIVEKLGDERLSKIKVVGNEEVEKSLYGQLVFGKGMSSSLDEQLAKEARKAASAEKQRIAEEVASLLKVSVNIDTSSSERLEKIVASLLAGAEIAEVPVYNCILVAGSKSGLAAAEQIGMPRVALRSSFTSRAEFPTANAIMDGFGGADLTISKLCQKRWS, encoded by the exons ATGTCTATTCCGCAAAAGGATCTAA CATTTCAAAAGCTCGGGCTTGACTGCGCAAACTGGACTGAACCCGTGTATTCAGATCTTGTAAG GAGAAGTGCTGGTAATGAAGAAAAGATGCTGGTTCTATATTTTAATCGA ATTGGTTGGCCTACTTCATTGCCTACAAGTGAGAAGGAGCCATTTGTGAAAAGTGTACTGCGAGAGAAG AAAAATGCACTGGAGGAACTGATGCTGAAAAGTTTACCTTTACGACCAGGAGTTGAGGA TTTTATTGATGATGCATGTAACAAAGGAATACCCATGATCATCTTAACAGCCTACAGTAGAAGTGGAGAAAAAACTGCTCG ttctatAGTTGAGAAACTCGGTGATGAACGACTCTCGAAAATAAAAGTTGTTGGGAATGAGGAAGTAGAAAAGAGTTTATATGGTCAACTTGTGTTTGGCAAAGGAATGTCTTCTTCTTTGGATGAACAACTAGCTAAGGAAGCTAGAAAAGCAG CTTCTGCTGAGAAACAAAGAATAGCGGAGGAGGTTGCGTCCTTGCTGAAAGTGAGTGTTAACATTGATACCAGCTCATCTGAAAG GTTGGAGAAGATTGTAGCCTCACTACTTGCAGGGGCAGAGATTGCTGAGGTTCCTGTCTACAATTGCATCCTCGTGGCAGGAAGCAAATCTGGACTTGCTGCAGCTGAGCAGATAGGCATGCCCCGTGTCGCGCTGCGGAGCAG TTTCACATCAAGAGCAGAGTTCCCTACAGCCAATGCTATAATGGATGGGTTTGGAGGTGCAGATCTAACAATCTCTAAACTATGCCAAAAGCGATGGTCTTGA
- the LOC107916439 gene encoding CBBY-like protein isoform X1 codes for METASCSILHTLAFSSNTATATINNNHHLFLPPKTNPSFSSTFPRNFNFHGKPLQFNGFTAFSSPSSAQSQNPPQELAVLLEVDGVIMDAYRLGNRQAFNLAFQKLGLDCANWTEPVYSDLVRRSAGNEEKMLVLYFNRIGWPTSLPTSEKEPFVKSVLREKKNALEELMLKSLPLRPGVEDFIDDACNKGIPMIILTAYSRSGEKTARSIVEKLGDERLSKIKVVGNEEVEKSLYGQLVFGKGMSSSLDEQLAKEARKAASAEKQRIAEEVASLLKVSVNIDTSSSERLEKIVASLLAGAEIAEVPVYNCILVAGSKSGLAAAEQIGMPRVALRSSFTSRAEFPTANAIMDGFGGADLTISKLCQKRWS; via the exons ATGGAAACCGCTTCTTGTTCAATCCTTCACACTCTCGCCTTCTCCAGTAACACCGCAACTGCAACTATTAACAATAACCACCATCTTTTTCTGCCTCCTAAAACCAATCCTTCATTTTCCTCTACTTTCCCGAGGAACTTCAACTTCCATGGAAAACCCCTGCAATTCAATGGCTTCACTGCTTTCAGCTCGCCTTCTAGTGCCCAGAGCCAAAACCCACCTCAGGAACTAGCTGTTCTTCTCGAAGTTGATGG GGTCATTATGGATGCATATCGTTTGGGTAATCGCCAAGCCTTCAATTTAG CATTTCAAAAGCTCGGGCTTGACTGCGCAAACTGGACTGAACCCGTGTATTCAGATCTTGTAAG GAGAAGTGCTGGTAATGAAGAAAAGATGCTGGTTCTATATTTTAATCGA ATTGGTTGGCCTACTTCATTGCCTACAAGTGAGAAGGAGCCATTTGTGAAAAGTGTACTGCGAGAGAAG AAAAATGCACTGGAGGAACTGATGCTGAAAAGTTTACCTTTACGACCAGGAGTTGAGGA TTTTATTGATGATGCATGTAACAAAGGAATACCCATGATCATCTTAACAGCCTACAGTAGAAGTGGAGAAAAAACTGCTCG ttctatAGTTGAGAAACTCGGTGATGAACGACTCTCGAAAATAAAAGTTGTTGGGAATGAGGAAGTAGAAAAGAGTTTATATGGTCAACTTGTGTTTGGCAAAGGAATGTCTTCTTCTTTGGATGAACAACTAGCTAAGGAAGCTAGAAAAGCAG CTTCTGCTGAGAAACAAAGAATAGCGGAGGAGGTTGCGTCCTTGCTGAAAGTGAGTGTTAACATTGATACCAGCTCATCTGAAAG GTTGGAGAAGATTGTAGCCTCACTACTTGCAGGGGCAGAGATTGCTGAGGTTCCTGTCTACAATTGCATCCTCGTGGCAGGAAGCAAATCTGGACTTGCTGCAGCTGAGCAGATAGGCATGCCCCGTGTCGCGCTGCGGAGCAG TTTCACATCAAGAGCAGAGTTCCCTACAGCCAATGCTATAATGGATGGGTTTGGAGGTGCAGATCTAACAATCTCTAAACTATGCCAAAAGCGATGGTCTTGA